The following coding sequences are from one Formosa haliotis window:
- a CDS encoding BT_3928 family protein, translating into MKVLVNISRIFVGVLFIISGLIKLNDPIGFSFKLEEYFSAAVLNLTALEPYALMISVMVVIFEVLLGIFLLIGYKPKFTVWSLLLMIIFFTFLTFYSAYFNKVTDCGCFGDAIKLTPWESFTKDIVLLFFILILFAGMRHIKPIFGRFGLTIVALLGFIACLSFGYHVLMHLPVKDFRPYKIGANLWENMIVPEDAPKADIDYLWTFNVNGKEEVIKTKGSYPTVDGEFVSVDTEVIDPGYEPPIHDFTIERNGEDFTEQILHEDHVVLLVAYNLEKSEKLGLQAIKNVSDKALENGYKVIGLTASGDEIQNKLKEELHFKFDFYFTDETALKTIIRSNPGILVLEKGTVTQKVHWNDVDDLNLNKVN; encoded by the coding sequence ATGAAAGTATTAGTAAATATTAGTAGAATTTTCGTTGGTGTATTATTCATTATTTCAGGTTTAATAAAACTTAACGACCCCATAGGTTTTTCATTTAAATTAGAAGAGTACTTTAGCGCTGCCGTGCTTAACTTAACTGCATTAGAGCCTTATGCGCTTATGATTTCGGTAATGGTCGTTATTTTTGAAGTGCTTCTGGGAATTTTTCTGCTCATAGGGTATAAACCAAAATTTACGGTATGGAGCTTACTACTCATGATTATCTTTTTTACGTTTTTAACCTTCTACTCGGCATACTTTAATAAAGTTACTGATTGCGGATGTTTTGGAGACGCCATTAAACTGACGCCTTGGGAATCGTTTACCAAAGATATCGTGCTCTTATTTTTTATCTTAATTCTATTTGCGGGCATGAGACATATAAAACCAATATTTGGCCGATTCGGACTTACAATTGTTGCGCTTTTAGGTTTTATAGCTTGCTTAAGTTTCGGATATCACGTGCTTATGCATTTGCCTGTAAAAGATTTTAGACCCTATAAAATAGGTGCTAATTTATGGGAGAACATGATAGTTCCTGAAGATGCTCCAAAAGCAGATATTGATTATTTATGGACATTTAATGTAAACGGAAAGGAAGAAGTTATTAAAACCAAAGGCTCCTACCCTACTGTTGATGGCGAATTTGTTAGTGTAGACACCGAAGTTATCGACCCAGGATACGAACCTCCAATTCACGATTTTACAATAGAACGTAATGGCGAAGATTTTACCGAGCAAATTTTACACGAAGACCACGTGGTATTATTAGTAGCGTACAATTTAGAAAAATCTGAAAAATTAGGTTTACAAGCGATTAAAAATGTATCGGATAAGGCTCTGGAAAACGGGTATAAAGTTATAGGCTTAACCGCTTCTGGAGATGAAATTCAAAATAAATTAAAAGAAGAATTACATTTTAAATTCGATTTTTATTTTACCGATGAAACCGCTTTAAAAACCATAATACGTTCTAATCCTGGAATTCTTGTTTTAGAAAAAGGAACGGTTACGCAAAAAGTCCATTGGAACGACGTAGACGATTTAAATCTTAACAAAGTGAATTAA
- a CDS encoding DUF1599 domain-containing protein, which yields MQDTSKQYDAVITMCRSLFINKMKDYGCAWRILRLPSLTDQIFIKAQRIRGLQENDVHKVDEDEVSEFIGVINYCIMALIQLEKGVANQPDLSTIEASDLYDQKIAQTKQLMLDKNHDYGEAWRDMRVSSLTDLILQKLLRVKQIEDNKGKTLVSEGIDANYQDMINYSVFALIHLDAK from the coding sequence ATGCAAGATACTTCAAAACAATACGACGCTGTAATAACCATGTGTAGAAGTTTGTTTATCAATAAGATGAAAGATTACGGTTGTGCTTGGCGTATTTTAAGACTGCCTTCGTTAACAGATCAGATTTTTATAAAAGCACAACGTATTCGTGGTTTACAGGAAAATGACGTTCATAAAGTAGATGAAGATGAAGTTTCAGAATTTATTGGTGTGATTAATTATTGTATTATGGCCTTAATTCAACTAGAAAAAGGTGTCGCCAATCAGCCCGACCTAAGCACGATAGAAGCCTCCGATTTATACGACCAAAAAATTGCCCAAACCAAGCAATTAATGCTCGACAAAAATCACGATTATGGCGAAGCGTGGCGTGATATGCGGGTAAGTTCGTTAACCGATTTAATTCTTCAGAAATTACTTCGCGTAAAACAAATAGAAGACAATAAAGGCAAAACATTAGTGAGTGAAGGTATAGATGCCAATTACCAGGATATGATAAACTATTCGGTATTTGCATTAATTCATTTAGACGCAAAATAG
- the folP gene encoding dihydropteroate synthase yields the protein MGILNLTPDSFYDGGNYKNEKDVLFQVEQMLKDGATFIDVGAYSSRPNADHVGEAEELQRILPIVELLLKTFPELILSIDTFRSNIAKACVEAGAAIINDISAGQLDDLMLETVGQLKVPYIMMHMRGTPQTMQTHTQYTDLLKDLLFYFSERIASARQHGIVDMIIDPGFGFSKTREQNFELLRKLELLNITELPMLVGASRKSMIYKTLNTSAKEALNGTTVINTLCLQKGASILRVHDVKEAMECVTLYNALNL from the coding sequence ATGGGGATTTTAAATCTTACTCCCGATTCGTTTTACGACGGTGGAAACTATAAAAATGAAAAAGATGTTTTATTTCAAGTAGAACAAATGCTAAAAGATGGGGCTACATTTATTGATGTAGGCGCGTATAGTTCGCGACCAAATGCCGATCATGTTGGTGAAGCTGAGGAGTTACAACGGATTTTGCCAATTGTAGAATTGCTTTTGAAGACATTTCCAGAATTAATCTTGTCTATAGATACTTTTAGAAGTAACATTGCTAAGGCCTGTGTTGAAGCTGGCGCCGCGATAATTAATGATATTTCGGCAGGACAATTAGATGATTTAATGCTTGAAACTGTAGGACAATTAAAAGTCCCTTATATTATGATGCATATGCGTGGTACACCGCAAACCATGCAAACACATACGCAGTATACCGATTTGCTAAAAGACCTATTGTTTTATTTTTCAGAGCGTATCGCTTCTGCAAGGCAACACGGCATCGTGGATATGATAATAGATCCGGGCTTTGGATTTTCTAAAACGCGAGAGCAAAATTTTGAATTACTAAGAAAATTAGAGCTCTTAAATATTACCGAATTACCTATGTTGGTGGGTGCTTCTAGAAAATCTATGATTTATAAAACCTTAAACACTTCGGCAAAAGAAGCCTTAAATGGAACCACTGTAATTAACACTCTTTGTCTTCAAAAAGGCGCTTCTATTTTAAGAGTTCACGATGTTAAAGAAGCTATGGAATGTGTCACTTTATATAATGCCTTAAATCTCTAA
- a CDS encoding diadenylate cyclase has product MEIFRDLLKFTLVDIIDVFLVALLLYYVYKLVKGTVAINIFIGIVIIYIIWKITEALHMQLLSNILGGFISVGMFALIVVFQQELRKFLLMIGSTNFSKSRHLFNQLKFLHTESSDETNVDVIISACTKMASTNTGALIVFERNNNLDFLAHTGDEMNITVTQPIIESIFFKNSPLHDGAIIIANNIVKATRVILPVNNDKNLPQRFGLRHRAAVGVCEKTDALALVVSEETGQISYFKNGEFIMFDSIEELTTLIKNDLA; this is encoded by the coding sequence TTGGAAATCTTTAGAGATCTTTTAAAATTCACATTAGTCGACATAATAGATGTCTTTTTAGTTGCCCTGCTGCTTTACTATGTATACAAATTGGTAAAAGGTACAGTGGCTATTAATATTTTTATTGGTATTGTAATAATTTATATTATCTGGAAAATTACCGAAGCCTTGCACATGCAGTTGTTAAGTAATATTCTTGGCGGATTTATAAGTGTAGGAATGTTTGCCTTAATTGTAGTATTTCAGCAAGAACTCCGTAAATTTTTATTAATGATTGGGTCTACCAATTTTAGTAAAAGCCGTCATTTATTTAATCAGCTTAAATTTTTGCATACAGAAAGTAGCGATGAAACCAATGTTGATGTTATAATTTCTGCTTGCACCAAAATGGCCTCTACAAATACCGGAGCTTTAATTGTTTTTGAACGTAATAATAATCTCGATTTTCTTGCCCATACGGGAGACGAAATGAATATTACGGTAACACAGCCTATTATAGAAAGTATCTTTTTTAAAAATAGTCCGTTGCACGATGGGGCAATAATTATAGCCAATAACATTGTAAAAGCCACTCGTGTTATTTTACCTGTAAATAACGATAAAAACTTGCCACAACGTTTTGGATTACGTCACCGAGCTGCGGTTGGGGTTTGCGAAAAAACAGATGCCCTAGCATTAGTTGTAAGTGAAGAAACTGGGCAAATTTCTTATTTTAAAAATGGCGAATTTATAATGTTCGACTCTATAGAAGAGCTAACAACCTTAATTAAAAACGATTTGGCTTAG
- a CDS encoding ABC transporter ATP-binding protein, with the protein MDNTKKNSINFSLFKRLLQYIKPYNKVFITVFLSVILLAIFGAVRPYILQQAIDNNIATKQLEGFLPYILIMIGLLVCEVVFQLIFIFYSGWLGQSVVKDIRVKLFNHMLRFKMKYYDNSSVGVLITRSVTDMERIADIFGEGLFMIFRDALTMVVVAGVMVIMNWKLSIIVFLMLPLVLYATRLFQKYMKKAFEEVRTEVSNLNSFVQERVTGMKILQLFTREQTEYKNFKTINERHKKGWLKTVWYNSIFFPIAELSASITIGLVAWYGGIDAVMRNSSSLGDLTAFVMMIPMLFRPLRQIADKFNTFQMGMVAATRVFKVIDTTSQIDDSGTLIANQFKGDISFKKVRFSYVENEVVLKDISFEVKAGQTVAIVGATGAGKSTIINLLNRFYEIDKGVIAIDSTDIKKFTLSSLRSQIAVVLQDVFLFADTILSNITLNNPNITEEQVIQAAKDIGVHDFISSLPSGYQYNVKERGVMLSSGQRQLISFLRAYVTNPSILVLDEATSSVDSYSEQLIQNATDKITKGRTSIVIAHRLATIIKADKIIVMDAGEIVEQGTHDELLKIENGFYKNLYEVQFLKELSA; encoded by the coding sequence ATGGATAACACAAAAAAAAATAGCATAAACTTTAGTTTGTTTAAACGCCTTCTACAATACATAAAACCTTATAACAAGGTGTTTATAACGGTGTTTTTATCTGTTATTTTACTGGCTATTTTTGGAGCGGTTAGACCTTATATTTTACAACAAGCCATAGATAATAATATTGCCACCAAACAACTCGAGGGCTTTCTACCCTATATTTTAATTATGATTGGGTTATTGGTTTGCGAAGTTGTTTTTCAGTTAATTTTTATTTTTTATTCGGGCTGGTTAGGACAAAGTGTTGTAAAAGATATTCGTGTAAAATTATTTAACCATATGCTTCGTTTTAAAATGAAGTATTACGATAACTCTTCGGTAGGTGTTCTTATAACGCGTTCTGTAACCGATATGGAACGGATTGCTGATATTTTTGGAGAAGGCTTATTTATGATTTTTAGAGATGCCTTAACCATGGTTGTGGTAGCCGGTGTTATGGTGATTATGAATTGGAAATTAAGCATCATCGTATTTTTAATGTTGCCTCTGGTTTTATATGCCACAAGACTTTTTCAGAAGTATATGAAAAAGGCCTTTGAGGAAGTAAGAACCGAAGTCTCTAATTTAAATTCCTTTGTTCAAGAACGTGTAACAGGAATGAAAATTCTACAATTATTTACACGCGAGCAAACCGAGTATAAAAACTTTAAAACCATTAACGAACGCCATAAAAAAGGTTGGTTAAAAACGGTGTGGTACAACTCGATTTTCTTCCCTATTGCCGAATTATCGGCTTCCATCACAATTGGACTTGTAGCATGGTATGGTGGTATTGACGCGGTAATGAGAAACTCCTCGTCGCTAGGAGATTTAACAGCTTTTGTAATGATGATTCCGATGTTATTTAGACCATTAAGACAAATTGCCGATAAGTTTAACACCTTCCAAATGGGTATGGTTGCCGCAACACGTGTTTTTAAAGTGATAGACACTACCTCGCAAATTGACGATTCTGGAACCTTAATTGCCAATCAATTTAAAGGCGATATTTCATTTAAAAAAGTACGCTTTAGTTACGTTGAAAACGAAGTGGTTTTAAAAGATATTTCATTCGAAGTAAAAGCAGGCCAAACCGTTGCTATTGTTGGCGCTACAGGTGCTGGAAAATCGACAATTATAAATTTATTAAACCGTTTTTACGAAATAGACAAAGGTGTAATTGCTATAGATTCTACCGATATTAAAAAGTTTACACTTTCCTCTTTACGCTCTCAAATCGCTGTCGTTTTACAAGACGTATTTTTGTTTGCCGATACCATTTTAAGCAACATCACATTAAATAATCCAAACATTACCGAGGAGCAAGTTATACAAGCGGCTAAGGATATTGGGGTGCATGATTTTATTTCAAGTCTACCTAGCGGATACCAATACAATGTTAAGGAACGTGGTGTTATGTTGTCTTCTGGCCAACGTCAGTTAATTTCATTTTTACGCGCCTATGTAACCAATCCTAGTATTTTGGTTTTAGACGAAGCGACATCGTCTGTAGATTCGTATTCAGAACAGTTAATACAAAATGCTACAGATAAAATAACCAAAGGCAGAACATCTATCGTCATTGCACACCGTTTAGCAACCATTATTAAAGCCGATAAAATTATAGTTATGGATGCTGGTGAAATTGTAGAGCAAGGCACTCACGACGAACTTCTTAAAATTGAAAACGGATTCTATAAAAATTTATACGAAGTTCAATTCTTAAAAGAACTTTCGGCCTAA
- the truA gene encoding tRNA pseudouridine(38-40) synthase TruA, producing MRYFLELSYNGKAYHGWQNQPNAISVQEVIEKALSVILKENISIMGAGRTDTGVHAKQMFAHFDFDGEFEEQTLLYKLNSYLPKDVALHRIFAVQPDAHTRFNAISRTYLYRIALQKNVFNFDDSYWVKPTLHIENMQTAAKLLLQYKDFQCFSKSNTDVKTYNCNIMAVNLETLDGELHFTITADRFLRNMVRAIVGTLINVGLGKLEVADIHRIISSKNRSEAGYSVPAHGLYLTKIIYPESILL from the coding sequence TTGAGATATTTTTTAGAACTTTCTTATAACGGAAAAGCCTATCACGGTTGGCAAAATCAACCCAATGCCATTTCTGTACAAGAGGTTATTGAAAAGGCTTTATCGGTAATTTTAAAAGAAAACATTTCCATTATGGGAGCTGGCAGAACCGATACGGGAGTACATGCCAAACAAATGTTTGCGCACTTCGATTTTGATGGCGAATTCGAAGAGCAGACGCTACTTTATAAACTCAATTCGTATTTACCAAAAGACGTGGCTTTACACCGCATTTTTGCGGTTCAACCAGATGCGCACACGCGTTTTAATGCCATAAGCAGAACCTATTTATACCGTATTGCATTACAAAAAAATGTGTTTAATTTTGATGATTCGTATTGGGTAAAACCCACATTACATATTGAAAACATGCAAACCGCAGCAAAACTACTATTGCAGTATAAAGATTTTCAATGCTTTTCTAAAAGTAATACCGATGTAAAAACGTATAATTGTAATATTATGGCTGTAAATTTAGAAACCTTAGATGGCGAATTGCATTTTACAATTACAGCCGATCGCTTTCTTAGAAATATGGTTCGCGCTATAGTAGGGACTCTAATAAACGTAGGTTTAGGGAAACTTGAAGTAGCAGATATACATCGTATAATTTCATCTAAAAACCGAAGTGAAGCCGGGTACTCTGTTCCTGCTCATGGCTTATATTTAACAAAAATTATTTACCCAGAATCGATTTTACTTTAA
- a CDS encoding metallophosphoesterase family protein, translated as MTKILLLSDTHSYIDDDILKYVKQADEVWHAGDIGDLKVTDAIKALKPLRAVYGNIDDAKVRQEFPENNRFMCEGVDVWITHIGGYPNRYNVLIKEEINANPPKLFICGHSHILKVMPDKKLNLLHMNPGAVGKYGFHKVRTMLRFTIDGTDIKDLEVIEFKK; from the coding sequence ATGACAAAAATCCTTTTACTTTCTGATACCCATAGCTATATAGACGACGATATTTTAAAGTATGTAAAGCAAGCCGATGAGGTTTGGCATGCCGGCGATATTGGCGATTTAAAAGTTACAGATGCTATTAAAGCCTTAAAGCCTCTACGCGCTGTTTATGGTAATATTGATGACGCTAAAGTACGTCAAGAATTTCCTGAAAATAATAGATTTATGTGCGAAGGTGTCGATGTATGGATTACCCATATAGGAGGTTACCCTAATCGGTATAATGTCTTGATAAAAGAAGAAATTAATGCCAATCCGCCAAAATTATTTATCTGCGGACATTCGCATATTTTGAAGGTGATGCCCGATAAAAAATTAAACCTGCTACATATGAATCCAGGTGCTGTTGGGAAATACGGATTTCACAAAGTGAGAACCATGTTGCGTTTTACTATTGATGGTACCGATATTAAAGATTTGGAAGTGATCGAGTTTAAAAAGTAG
- a CDS encoding DUF4293 domain-containing protein, which produces MIQRIQTIYLLLAAIVSCGLIFVFNLWTNQEGVLIYAEDVYSAFGLFLASGLLSIITIFLYSNRKLQFVLGRLNIILNFILLGFFVYQSLNVSGETQVSEKGIGMFLPIISIVLLVLANKAIKKDEDLVKSVDRLR; this is translated from the coding sequence ATGATACAACGCATACAAACCATTTACCTTCTTTTAGCCGCAATCGTATCTTGCGGACTTATTTTTGTGTTCAATTTATGGACAAATCAAGAAGGGGTTTTAATTTATGCCGAAGATGTTTACAGCGCTTTTGGCTTATTTCTGGCGTCTGGGCTATTATCTATAATCACCATTTTTTTGTATTCAAACAGGAAGCTTCAATTTGTTTTGGGCCGACTTAACATCATATTAAACTTTATTTTACTAGGATTTTTCGTTTATCAGTCTCTAAATGTATCTGGAGAAACGCAAGTTTCTGAGAAAGGTATTGGGATGTTCCTTCCTATAATTTCTATCGTATTATTAGTGTTAGCTAATAAAGCCATTAAAAAGGATGAGGATCTTGTAAAATCTGTAGACAGGTTACGTTAA
- a CDS encoding helix-turn-helix domain-containing protein, whose amino-acid sequence MKTIHIKSTSAHKMITDLQQHLGGEISSVNQESVLTLNNDLAVGTISGISVKKSITYIAFNVVFNQDLTLVNTILKSSPIYFTYCSEGHVEHSFSVEGKTNTLDAFQTAIIRSAETVNNVYHFKKDIPFNFSTIVVSTDDVSLEKNELNAKLNQIFSTPNPGEHFAYFGSYNLKISEKIKQLEAINQLGVVRRLLIESTVQTILALEIQQHTDDLEHANNQFGSLNKDEMEMIKDLSTFITNYPEKQYTLKYLSSKSGLSPSKLQEGFKLLHDRTVTDFIRNVRVETAENLIKTTDLNISEIVYTVGLTSRSYFSKIFKEKYNCSPKQYQDNQNTLAATA is encoded by the coding sequence ATGAAAACCATACATATAAAATCGACATCGGCACATAAAATGATAACAGATTTACAACAGCATTTAGGAGGAGAGATATCTTCTGTAAATCAAGAATCTGTTTTAACCTTAAATAATGATTTAGCAGTAGGTACAATTAGTGGTATAAGCGTGAAAAAAAGTATAACCTATATTGCTTTTAATGTCGTGTTTAACCAGGATCTTACTTTGGTAAATACCATACTAAAATCGTCTCCTATATACTTTACTTATTGTTCTGAAGGGCATGTAGAACACAGTTTTTCTGTAGAAGGAAAAACGAACACCTTAGATGCTTTTCAAACTGCTATTATTCGTAGTGCAGAAACCGTAAACAATGTATATCATTTTAAAAAAGATATCCCGTTTAATTTCTCGACTATTGTTGTAAGTACAGACGATGTTTCTTTAGAAAAGAACGAACTGAATGCTAAATTGAATCAAATTTTTAGTACTCCAAACCCAGGTGAACATTTTGCCTATTTTGGATCTTATAACTTAAAAATTTCAGAAAAAATTAAACAATTAGAAGCCATTAATCAATTAGGTGTGGTTAGACGTTTACTAATAGAAAGTACGGTTCAAACTATTCTAGCTTTAGAAATTCAACAACATACAGACGATTTAGAGCATGCTAATAACCAATTTGGTTCGTTGAATAAAGATGAAATGGAAATGATAAAAGATCTTTCAACCTTTATTACAAACTACCCAGAAAAACAATACACTTTAAAATATTTAAGTTCAAAATCGGGGTTATCGCCTTCAAAATTACAAGAAGGTTTCAAATTATTACACGATAGAACGGTAACCGATTTTATTAGAAATGTACGTGTAGAAACTGCCGAGAATCTTATAAAAACAACCGATTTAAATATTTCTGAAATTGTCTACACTGTAGGCTTAACAAGTAGAAGTTATTTTTCTAAAATTTTCAAAGAAAAATATAACTGTAGTCCAAAACAATACCAGGACAACCAAAATACGTTAGCTGCTACAGCATAA
- a CDS encoding response regulator produces MNIQKLKVALVDDDEDDRFLFQEAISQIHIKTELSTFDNGQKFMDYLLAPNSKLPQVVFLDLNMPVKNGLECLQEIRTTPNLKDLSVAIYSTSSSEHDIDETFVNGANIYINKPNDFSKLKTVIEKVLQINWQYNTSNLNKENFIMRL; encoded by the coding sequence ATGAACATACAAAAATTAAAAGTCGCCCTGGTAGACGACGATGAAGATGATAGGTTTCTATTTCAAGAAGCAATAAGCCAAATTCATATTAAAACAGAATTATCAACCTTTGATAATGGTCAGAAATTTATGGATTATTTATTGGCACCAAATTCTAAATTACCTCAAGTTGTTTTTTTAGATTTAAATATGCCTGTAAAGAATGGTTTAGAGTGCTTACAAGAAATACGTACCACACCAAACCTTAAAGATTTATCGGTTGCGATATATTCGACCTCCTCGTCGGAACATGATATAGACGAAACCTTTGTAAATGGCGCTAACATTTATATAAATAAGCCTAACGATTTTTCTAAATTAAAAACGGTTATAGAAAAGGTGCTGCAAATAAATTGGCAGTACAACACATCTAATCTTAATAAGGAGAATTTTATAATGCGACTATAG
- a CDS encoding sensor histidine kinase, with protein MLDLEKDNLSEQGKEYFNRMQNSAHRMQVLIKDLLTYSRTNTSTRTFEKTDLNDILDEVKIDLKELIKERHVTIEVGNLCTAYIIPFQFIQLMNNLINNAIKFAREGVPPVIKIDSVIDKGSHFNLEQLTADGEYCHIKIADNGIGFSPEYSEKIFEVFERLHTRTAYEGTGIGLAIVKKIVENHDGFIFADAEENNGVTFNIYIPTHIPN; from the coding sequence ATTTTAGACCTCGAAAAAGATAATTTATCCGAACAAGGGAAAGAATATTTTAATAGAATGCAAAATTCTGCACACAGAATGCAAGTGTTAATTAAAGATTTACTCACCTATTCTAGAACCAATACTTCGACCAGAACATTCGAAAAAACAGATTTAAACGACATTCTAGACGAAGTTAAAATTGATTTAAAAGAATTAATTAAAGAACGCCATGTTACTATAGAAGTTGGTAATTTATGTACGGCTTATATTATTCCTTTTCAGTTTATTCAACTTATGAATAACCTTATAAATAACGCCATAAAATTTGCTCGAGAAGGTGTGCCACCGGTTATAAAAATAGATAGTGTTATAGATAAAGGGTCTCATTTTAATTTAGAGCAACTTACTGCCGATGGCGAATATTGCCATATTAAAATAGCTGACAATGGTATTGGTTTCTCCCCAGAATACAGCGAGAAAATATTCGAAGTTTTTGAACGTTTACACACGAGAACCGCTTACGAGGGTACCGGAATTGGTTTAGCTATAGTAAAGAAAATTGTAGAAAACCACGACGGATTTATTTTTGCAGATGCCGAAGAAAACAATGGGGTAACCTTTAATATTTATATTCCGACTCATATCCCAAATTAA